One window from the genome of Hyphomonas neptunium ATCC 15444 encodes:
- a CDS encoding Fur family transcriptional regulator, which translates to MDRLEKLCIEKGLRMTEPRRIIARVLSVADDHPDAEELHRRANSLDASISLATVYRTVKLFEDAGIIQAHDFRDGRARYEEMPAEHHDHLIDIKTGQVVEFHSEEIEKLQEEIARKLGYRLVDHRLELYGVPLNEKDKS; encoded by the coding sequence ATGGACAGACTAGAAAAACTCTGCATTGAGAAGGGCCTCCGCATGACGGAGCCTCGGCGGATCATTGCCCGCGTGCTTTCGGTGGCCGATGACCATCCTGACGCCGAAGAACTGCACCGGCGCGCCAATTCGCTGGACGCCTCGATTTCGCTCGCCACGGTCTATCGGACGGTCAAACTGTTCGAGGACGCCGGCATCATCCAGGCGCATGACTTCCGTGATGGCCGCGCCCGGTATGAAGAAATGCCGGCCGAGCACCACGACCATCTGATCGACATCAAGACAGGGCAGGTGGTGGAGTTCCATTCCGAAGAGATCGAAAAGCTTCAGGAAGAAATCGCCCGCAAGCTTGGCTACCGGCTGGTCGATCACCGGCTGGAGCTTTACGGCGTGCCGCTCAACGAAAAAGACAAATCCTGA
- a CDS encoding PQQ-dependent sugar dehydrogenase → MSVFSRLAALGPLAMGPLALILSACGEAPAPAAPEAAAPGAVTGVSLELVTSAEQPWGMAFLPDGGLLFTEKEGGLKFFAAGGTAAPVSGLPEAYIAGQAGYLGLALDPAFESNRMVYVALSTGDDAANSTAVFRGRLSEDNTALENPEQIFKADDRDTAYHYGARLVFGGDGTLFVSLGEGFKYMADAQNPKNTHGTIVRINSDGSIPADNPFADGANGMPEVWSYGHRNVQGLYFDAATDTLWATEHGPRGGDELNIVKPGVNYGWPVITYGVNYDGTVITKETEAEGMAQPETYWVPSIAPAGLTMVTSDKYPGWEGDLFSGGMNGPAGLVLVRIDLEDGKVAGKENLLKDEMSIRDVALAPDGYLYVANKDFDGIFRVVPQF, encoded by the coding sequence ATGTCCGTCTTTTCCCGCCTCGCCGCCCTTGGTCCGCTTGCCATGGGCCCGCTTGCTCTGATCCTGTCCGCCTGCGGAGAGGCCCCCGCCCCGGCGGCGCCGGAAGCGGCCGCGCCTGGCGCGGTTACCGGCGTCAGCCTGGAACTGGTGACGTCTGCCGAGCAGCCCTGGGGCATGGCGTTCCTGCCTGATGGCGGGCTCCTCTTCACGGAGAAGGAAGGCGGGCTCAAATTCTTCGCCGCTGGCGGTACGGCCGCGCCCGTGTCCGGACTTCCCGAGGCGTACATCGCCGGACAGGCGGGCTATCTGGGCCTGGCGCTGGACCCGGCATTTGAAAGCAACCGCATGGTCTATGTGGCGCTGTCGACGGGCGATGACGCGGCCAACTCCACCGCCGTGTTCCGCGGCCGGCTGAGCGAGGACAATACGGCGCTGGAAAACCCCGAGCAGATCTTCAAGGCGGACGACCGCGACACGGCCTACCATTATGGCGCGCGGCTGGTGTTCGGCGGGGACGGGACGCTGTTTGTCTCCCTCGGCGAGGGCTTCAAATACATGGCTGACGCGCAGAACCCCAAGAACACGCATGGCACCATCGTGCGGATCAATTCTGACGGGTCGATCCCGGCGGATAATCCGTTTGCGGACGGGGCCAACGGCATGCCGGAAGTCTGGTCTTATGGACACCGCAATGTTCAGGGGCTTTATTTTGACGCGGCCACCGATACGCTCTGGGCGACCGAGCACGGGCCGCGCGGCGGGGATGAGCTCAATATCGTGAAGCCCGGCGTCAATTATGGCTGGCCGGTGATCACCTATGGCGTGAACTATGATGGCACGGTCATTACGAAGGAAACCGAAGCCGAGGGCATGGCCCAGCCAGAGACCTATTGGGTGCCCTCGATTGCGCCCGCCGGCCTGACGATGGTGACCAGCGACAAATATCCCGGCTGGGAGGGAGACCTCTTCTCGGGCGGCATGAACGGCCCGGCGGGACTTGTCCTTGTGCGGATTGACCTTGAAGACGGCAAGGTGGCGGGGAAGGAAAACCTGCTGAAGGACGAGATGTCGATCCGCGATGTGGCGCTGGCGCCGGACGGCTATCTCTATGTTGCCAACAAGGATTTTGACGGCATCTTCCGCGTTGTGCCGCAGTTCTAA
- a CDS encoding TonB-dependent receptor — translation MSRNTDSKYVLLAGASALALSFIGTAYAQEDTTPDDDRRLGTVTVTTQKVEQSIQDVPIAVSAFDEESLNKLQLAGGPDLVKSIPNVSFTKGNFNGYNFKIRGIGVDVVAQSGDAGVGIHQNDVPLTANRLFEAEFYDMERIEVLRGPQGTLYGRNATGGVFNAITAKPVLEEWQGNASVALANYDSRKLKGMVNVPIGDKVAVRLAGSYLERSGYVDNTVTGRDVDGRELYGYRATILAEPTDRIRGWLSYEYFEEEDDRLRVGKQLCKKDPLKTSYAGIPIGFVDQTVTSLGCAEAPLDAMDGRVNSVGTLGGGLGVLAGLLSGDAFTQPANLNLSEIESAFDPQYYADQELITGKLEFDVTDNMLLTYLGSYSTSESLSIEDYNKQSPTIAFNTSGAPLFNPALTPVYEALFPGGVVNDPLLGASNFFRTFDVAGGSSEQTSHELRLQSDFEGPFNFNLGVIQVDVEAIDPSTATDGYTVVSNSLTALTQLNNALGGAIFGGLVPLDDAGTQPAIENLDYSGLGGQYFRSLSPYELSSLAVFGEGYYDISDNLKATLGLRYTKDEKSQDNIPTFLFVPGAAYGPGTGQNGSPLTPKPVTFAGPDGIVGTPDDVLASADEGGDGSFNVAFEEVTGRAGLDWRPDLSFTEDTLLYAFYSRGYKGGGINPPQPADNPGAFDQFFEPEFINSYEIGTKNTLAGGALQMNATGFYYDYKGYQITQIINRTSVNFNIDSTIMGLELESIWNPVSTLVLNTNIGILDTEIDDVYSIDVLDRVNGRSDLVALKNTTNYTNCVVSAQGYATVLGAIQGNPALAGLTRNICNGDLGAVGGRTAFENALGLGGVTVTYTDATGTTRTASALEPIAGDAKNLGGNSMPGAPDTTINVGVEYTWLPGSFGDWGLTGRVDYYNQSESFSRVYNTNRDQLSSWDNLNASLAFYNDTNGVRVELFGKNIADETAITGAYLTDDSSGLFTNIFLTEPRTFGVAVSKTW, via the coding sequence ATGAGCCGAAACACAGACTCGAAGTACGTCTTGTTGGCAGGGGCGTCGGCCCTCGCCCTCAGCTTTATCGGTACGGCGTATGCCCAGGAGGACACCACACCGGACGACGACCGGCGCCTCGGCACGGTTACCGTTACAACCCAGAAGGTCGAACAGTCGATTCAGGACGTTCCGATCGCCGTTTCGGCGTTCGACGAAGAATCGCTGAACAAGCTGCAGCTTGCTGGCGGCCCTGACCTTGTGAAGTCGATCCCGAACGTGTCGTTCACGAAGGGCAACTTCAACGGCTACAACTTCAAGATCCGCGGCATTGGTGTCGACGTGGTTGCTCAGTCGGGCGATGCCGGCGTGGGTATCCACCAGAACGACGTGCCTCTGACGGCAAACCGCCTGTTCGAAGCCGAATTCTACGACATGGAGCGGATCGAGGTGCTGCGTGGCCCTCAGGGTACGCTCTATGGCCGTAACGCGACGGGCGGCGTGTTCAACGCCATCACCGCGAAACCGGTTCTCGAAGAATGGCAAGGCAACGCTTCGGTCGCGCTGGCCAATTATGACAGCCGCAAACTCAAAGGCATGGTGAACGTGCCGATCGGCGACAAGGTCGCCGTGCGTCTGGCCGGCTCCTATCTCGAGCGCAGCGGCTATGTCGACAACACCGTGACCGGCCGCGATGTCGATGGCCGCGAACTGTATGGCTACCGCGCAACGATCCTGGCCGAGCCGACCGACCGTATCCGCGGCTGGCTCTCCTATGAATACTTCGAAGAAGAGGATGACCGTCTCCGCGTCGGCAAGCAGCTCTGTAAGAAAGATCCGCTGAAGACGTCCTATGCCGGCATTCCGATCGGCTTTGTCGATCAGACCGTGACATCGCTCGGCTGCGCCGAAGCACCGCTTGATGCCATGGACGGCCGGGTCAACTCGGTTGGTACGCTTGGCGGCGGTCTCGGCGTGCTCGCCGGCCTGCTCAGCGGCGACGCTTTCACGCAACCGGCGAACCTGAACCTGAGCGAAATCGAGTCGGCCTTCGACCCGCAATACTATGCGGATCAGGAGCTGATCACCGGTAAGCTCGAATTCGACGTCACCGACAACATGCTGCTGACCTATCTGGGCAGCTACAGCACCAGCGAGTCGCTCTCGATCGAGGACTATAACAAGCAGTCTCCGACCATTGCGTTCAACACCTCGGGCGCGCCGCTCTTCAACCCGGCCCTCACGCCGGTGTATGAAGCGCTGTTCCCCGGCGGTGTCGTCAACGATCCGCTGCTGGGTGCCTCGAACTTCTTCCGGACGTTTGACGTTGCCGGTGGCAGCTCGGAGCAGACTTCGCACGAACTTCGTCTGCAGTCTGACTTTGAGGGTCCGTTCAACTTCAACCTCGGTGTGATCCAGGTTGACGTGGAAGCCATTGATCCGTCCACGGCCACAGACGGCTACACGGTTGTCTCCAACTCGCTGACGGCCCTGACGCAGCTGAACAACGCCCTTGGCGGCGCCATCTTCGGCGGTCTTGTGCCACTCGACGATGCAGGCACCCAGCCTGCCATCGAGAACCTCGACTATTCGGGTCTCGGCGGTCAGTACTTCCGCTCGCTCTCACCTTATGAACTCAGCTCGCTGGCTGTGTTCGGTGAAGGCTATTACGACATCTCCGACAACCTGAAGGCCACCCTCGGCCTGCGTTACACCAAGGACGAGAAGTCTCAGGATAACATCCCGACCTTCCTGTTCGTTCCTGGCGCCGCGTATGGCCCAGGCACTGGTCAGAATGGCAGCCCGCTGACGCCGAAGCCTGTGACGTTCGCAGGCCCGGATGGCATCGTCGGCACGCCGGATGACGTTCTGGCTTCGGCAGATGAAGGCGGCGACGGCTCGTTCAACGTAGCCTTTGAAGAAGTCACCGGCCGGGCCGGTCTCGACTGGCGTCCGGACCTGAGCTTCACCGAGGACACGCTGCTCTATGCGTTCTACTCGCGCGGCTATAAGGGCGGCGGTATCAACCCCCCGCAACCGGCCGACAACCCAGGCGCATTCGACCAGTTCTTCGAGCCGGAGTTCATCAACTCCTACGAAATCGGTACGAAGAACACTCTGGCGGGCGGCGCCCTCCAGATGAACGCGACCGGCTTCTACTACGATTATAAAGGGTATCAGATCACCCAGATCATCAACCGGACCTCGGTCAACTTCAACATCGACTCCACCATCATGGGTCTCGAGCTTGAGTCGATCTGGAACCCGGTTTCGACCCTGGTCCTGAACACCAATATCGGCATTCTCGACACCGAGATCGACGATGTGTACTCGATCGACGTGCTCGATCGCGTCAATGGCCGCTCGGACCTCGTCGCGCTGAAAAACACGACGAACTACACCAACTGTGTGGTCTCGGCTCAGGGCTATGCCACTGTGCTGGGCGCCATTCAGGGCAACCCGGCCCTCGCCGGCCTCACCCGCAACATCTGTAACGGTGATCTGGGTGCTGTTGGCGGACGCACAGCCTTCGAGAATGCTCTGGGTCTTGGCGGTGTGACGGTCACCTATACCGACGCAACCGGCACAACCCGCACGGCCTCCGCACTGGAGCCGATCGCAGGCGACGCGAAAAACCTGGGCGGCAATTCCATGCCCGGCGCGCCGGACACGACGATCAACGTCGGCGTTGAATACACCTGGCTGCCAGGTTCGTTCGGCGACTGGGGCCTGACCGGCCGCGTCGACTACTACAACCAGTCTGAAAGCTTCAGCCGCGTCTACAACACCAACCGCGACCAGCTTTCTTCCTGGGATAACCTCAACGCATCGCTGGCGTTCTACAACGACACCAACGGTGTGCGCGTTGAACTCTTCGGCAAGAACATCGCTGATGAGACCGCCATCACAGGCGCCTATCTGACGGATGACTCGTCGGGCCTCTTCACCAACATCTTCCTGACCGAGCCACGCACTTTCGGCGTTGCCGTCTCGAAGACCTGGTAA
- the queC gene encoding 7-cyano-7-deazaguanine synthase QueC — MTQPISSALVLFSGGQDSATCLAWALDRFDRVETIGFDYGQRHAIELACRPKVRAAIRQMSPVWAEKLGEDHMIDAGVLKSLGATAMTHEVEISMTAAGLPNTFVPGRNLLFFTLAGALAVRRGIGVLVGGMCETDYSGYPDCRADTLKAQEQTLRLGLDADIRIDAPLMYLDKAATWQLAQELGGDALVALIGEETHTCYLGERGARHDWGYGCGTCPACELRSNGWQRWQDGKAAAP, encoded by the coding sequence ATGACACAGCCAATTTCCTCCGCGCTCGTCCTGTTTTCCGGGGGACAGGATTCGGCCACCTGCCTGGCCTGGGCCCTCGACCGGTTCGACCGGGTGGAGACGATCGGCTTCGATTATGGCCAGCGCCACGCCATCGAACTCGCCTGCCGGCCGAAAGTGCGCGCCGCGATTCGCCAGATGAGCCCTGTCTGGGCGGAAAAGCTGGGCGAGGATCACATGATCGATGCTGGCGTCCTCAAATCCCTCGGCGCCACCGCGATGACCCACGAGGTCGAGATCAGCATGACCGCCGCTGGCCTGCCCAACACGTTCGTGCCGGGAAGAAACCTTCTCTTCTTTACCCTGGCCGGCGCGCTTGCCGTGCGCCGGGGCATCGGCGTGCTGGTCGGCGGCATGTGCGAAACCGACTATTCGGGCTATCCTGACTGCCGCGCCGATACGCTCAAAGCCCAGGAGCAGACCCTCCGCCTTGGTCTCGACGCCGACATCCGCATCGATGCGCCCCTGATGTATCTCGACAAGGCCGCCACCTGGCAGCTCGCCCAGGAACTCGGCGGAGACGCGCTGGTTGCCCTGATCGGCGAAGAAACCCACACCTGTTATCTGGGCGAGCGCGGCGCGCGCCATGACTGGGGCTATGGCTGCGGCACCTGCCCGGCCTGCGAACTCAGGTCAAATGGCTGGCAGCGCTGGCAGGATGGCAAGGCGGCCGCCCCATGA
- the queE gene encoding 7-carboxy-7-deazaguanine synthase has protein sequence MTYSVKEAFYTLQGEGAHTGRAAVFLRFAGCNLWSGLERDREKAVCRFCDTDFVGTNGEGGGKFREPGLLAAHIESIWQANASPGGRPYVVCTGGEPLMQLDEPLIGALHEAGFEIAIETNGTLPAPASIDWICVSPKANAPLAQKSGNELKLVYPQTEPEAQPECFETLDFEHFFLQPRDDGPSVSHVAAVANYCLKNPKWRLSLQTHKLTGLP, from the coding sequence ATGACCTATTCTGTCAAAGAGGCCTTCTATACCCTGCAGGGCGAAGGCGCCCATACCGGCCGCGCGGCGGTCTTCCTGCGCTTTGCCGGCTGCAACCTCTGGAGCGGGCTGGAGCGCGACCGGGAAAAGGCCGTCTGCCGCTTCTGCGACACCGATTTTGTCGGCACCAATGGGGAAGGGGGCGGCAAGTTCCGCGAGCCCGGCCTGCTCGCCGCCCATATAGAGTCCATCTGGCAGGCCAATGCATCTCCCGGCGGGCGCCCCTATGTCGTCTGCACGGGCGGAGAGCCGCTGATGCAGCTCGATGAACCCCTGATCGGCGCGCTGCATGAGGCCGGCTTTGAAATCGCCATTGAAACCAATGGCACGCTGCCCGCGCCCGCCTCGATTGACTGGATCTGCGTCAGCCCCAAGGCCAACGCCCCCCTCGCCCAGAAATCAGGCAATGAGTTAAAGCTCGTTTACCCTCAAACCGAGCCCGAGGCGCAACCAGAATGCTTTGAAACACTGGACTTTGAGCACTTTTTCCTCCAACCGAGGGACGATGGACCCAGCGTCAGCCATGTGGCGGCGGTGGCCAACTATTGCTTGAAGAATCCAAAATGGCGCCTGAGCTTGCAAACACACAAACTGACCGGGCTTCCTTGA
- a CDS encoding 6-carboxytetrahydropterin synthase, translating to MAPELANTQTDRASLKEGLKAEGQIFEISKAVFFEAAHFMGGKPEGHPYRSVHGHSFRLEATVAGIVKPGEQWVEDFSHLTATLEATAAKLDHRLLNDIEGLEVPTLERICLWAAADLGQPLPGLARVAVARPSLNERCELVLKRI from the coding sequence ATGGCGCCTGAGCTTGCAAACACACAAACTGACCGGGCTTCCTTGAAAGAGGGCCTGAAAGCAGAAGGTCAGATTTTCGAGATTTCGAAGGCGGTGTTCTTCGAGGCGGCCCATTTCATGGGCGGCAAGCCCGAAGGCCATCCCTACCGCTCCGTGCATGGCCACTCCTTCCGCCTGGAGGCGACCGTTGCCGGCATCGTCAAGCCCGGTGAGCAATGGGTGGAAGATTTCAGCCACCTGACCGCCACCCTTGAAGCGACCGCCGCCAAGCTAGATCACCGCCTCCTCAACGACATCGAGGGCCTCGAAGTCCCCACCCTCGAGCGCATCTGCCTCTGGGCCGCCGCCGACCTCGGCCAGCCCCTCCCTGGCCTCGCCCGCGTCGCCGTCGCCCGCCCCAGCCTGAATGAGCGCTGCGAACTGGTCCTCAAGCGCATCTGA
- a CDS encoding mechanosensitive ion channel family protein, which produces MSLDLLQPETAAPLIAELQESVTRLIEAARDELSSPDTLWQVGALILGAALGYIISRFPKTMLMQAAEKRGRIDFVLLTYHSLSRIVWPVFTLILLAAATAAFEAVGLGNATLHIATSLLLAWIVVRIFTASMRRGFWSKAIAYFAWAITALYILGWLRPLTGWLNSVTFDFGESEVSVLRILISLALAAFAIWLGRLIGNVAQSQLRGSPELPASVGGLLGQSIKIGVMIVAVLIALNFLGVNVAALTFFSGALGVGIGFGLQSVFSNFISGVIILMEKSLKVGDFIELQSGLSGVVKEINFRSTVVMTNDNVDIIVPNEAFIKAQLINWTMTEARRRIHVPFGVAYGTDKALVEKAGLEAAASVPWTFDDRGEHTPQVWLVKFGDFRLEFELIVWLTDEAVLRPQKVMADYVWAVHSAIEKYEIHIPMPQRDLHFKSPGTLSVRIETGEAEKPAPDAEDAPEKASAEASETKS; this is translated from the coding sequence ATGAGCCTCGACCTGCTCCAGCCGGAAACTGCCGCTCCGCTGATCGCCGAACTTCAGGAGTCGGTCACCCGGCTGATCGAGGCGGCACGCGATGAGTTAAGCTCGCCCGACACACTCTGGCAGGTCGGCGCGCTGATCCTCGGCGCGGCGCTCGGCTACATCATCTCCCGCTTCCCCAAGACGATGCTGATGCAGGCGGCGGAAAAGCGCGGGCGGATCGATTTCGTCCTGCTCACCTACCATTCCCTCTCGCGCATCGTCTGGCCGGTCTTCACGCTCATCCTGCTGGCGGCCGCCACCGCCGCCTTCGAGGCTGTCGGCCTGGGCAACGCCACGCTGCACATCGCCACCAGCCTCCTCCTGGCCTGGATCGTCGTGCGCATCTTCACCGCCAGCATGCGGCGCGGCTTCTGGTCGAAAGCCATCGCCTATTTCGCCTGGGCGATCACCGCGCTCTACATCCTCGGCTGGCTGCGCCCGCTGACGGGCTGGCTGAACAGTGTCACCTTCGATTTCGGCGAGAGCGAAGTCTCCGTCCTGCGCATCCTGATCAGCCTCGCGCTGGCGGCGTTCGCCATCTGGCTCGGCCGGCTCATCGGCAATGTCGCCCAGTCCCAGCTGCGCGGTTCGCCGGAACTGCCTGCTTCGGTCGGCGGTCTTCTGGGCCAGAGCATCAAGATCGGCGTGATGATCGTCGCCGTCCTGATCGCGCTCAACTTCCTCGGCGTGAATGTCGCCGCGCTCACCTTCTTCTCAGGTGCGCTTGGTGTCGGCATCGGCTTTGGCTTGCAGTCGGTCTTCTCCAACTTCATCTCCGGCGTCATCATCCTGATGGAGAAGTCGCTGAAAGTCGGCGATTTCATCGAGCTTCAGTCCGGCCTCTCCGGCGTGGTGAAGGAGATCAACTTCCGCTCCACCGTCGTGATGACGAACGATAATGTCGACATCATCGTTCCCAACGAAGCCTTCATCAAAGCCCAGCTGATCAACTGGACGATGACCGAGGCGCGCCGGCGCATCCACGTCCCGTTTGGGGTGGCCTATGGCACGGATAAAGCGCTGGTCGAAAAGGCCGGCCTGGAAGCCGCCGCCAGCGTGCCCTGGACCTTCGACGATCGGGGCGAGCACACCCCGCAGGTCTGGCTCGTCAAGTTCGGCGACTTCCGCCTCGAATTCGAGCTGATTGTCTGGCTGACCGACGAAGCCGTGCTCCGTCCGCAGAAGGTCATGGCAGATTATGTGTGGGCGGTTCACTCGGCAATCGAGAAATACGAGATCCATATCCCGATGCCCCAGCGCGACCTGCATTTCAAATCGCCTGGAACACTCAGTGTTCGGATCGAAACGGGAGAGGCAGAGAAGCCCGCGCCGGACGCAGAAGACGCGCCTGAAAAAGCATCAGCAGAAGCATCAGAAACAAAAAGCTGA
- a CDS encoding pirin family protein → MIELRPFDKLGRFRNDWLNAHYHFSFSGYHDPSRVNHGALRVWNDDEIQPRTGFPPHGHDSMEIITYVRKGAITHKDSLGNHGRTEAGDVQVMSAGSGVQHSEWNAEDEVTELFQLWIIPRTRGGTPSWGARKFPKGDRSGQWAVFASGTGENDALAINQDAKVLGATVKEGETLTYDIPKGRYGYLVVADGEVTLNGQRLKTRDGAAISGGETITLEGVNSAELVLVDTV, encoded by the coding sequence ATGATCGAACTCCGCCCCTTTGATAAGCTTGGCCGGTTTCGCAATGACTGGCTCAACGCCCATTATCACTTTTCCTTCTCCGGCTATCATGACCCCAGCCGCGTGAACCATGGCGCGCTGCGCGTGTGGAATGATGACGAAATCCAGCCACGGACCGGCTTTCCGCCGCACGGGCACGACTCCATGGAAATCATCACTTACGTTCGCAAGGGCGCCATCACCCACAAGGACTCGCTGGGCAATCATGGCCGCACCGAAGCGGGCGATGTGCAGGTGATGAGCGCGGGCTCTGGCGTGCAGCATTCGGAATGGAACGCCGAGGACGAAGTGACCGAGCTGTTCCAGCTGTGGATCATTCCCCGCACACGCGGTGGCACACCCAGCTGGGGCGCGCGGAAGTTTCCCAAGGGCGACCGGTCTGGCCAATGGGCCGTGTTTGCCTCGGGCACCGGAGAGAATGACGCCCTGGCGATCAACCAGGACGCAAAGGTTCTGGGCGCCACGGTGAAGGAAGGCGAAACGCTGACCTATGACATTCCCAAAGGCCGCTACGGGTATCTGGTTGTAGCCGATGGCGAGGTGACGCTGAATGGCCAGCGGCTGAAGACCCGCGACGGCGCGGCGATTTCCGGCGGCGAGACGATTACCCTGGAAGGGGTGAATTCGGCAGAGCTCGTACTGGTTGATACGGTGTGA
- a CDS encoding IS3 family transposase (programmed frameshift): MTDKKQRPHYSPEVRDRAVRMVMEHGGDYPSQWAAIVSIAGKIVCVPQTLHGWVAQAERDVGKRSGPSTEERERIKALERENRELRQANEILRKASAYFCSGGARPPTEDMIAFIDDHRDVYGVEPICRVLPIAPSTFHEADARRRRPDRRPPRIRRDETLKPEILRVFNENFTVYGANKVWHQMKREGFDVARCTVRRLMKAMGLKGIIRGKPHRTTYSDKVAPCPLDHVKRNFKAPAPNRLWVSDFTYVSTWAGFVYVAFVIDVFARRIVGWRVSRTAHARFVLDALEQALHDRRPGIGSGLVHHSDRGSQYVSIRYTERLAEAGLEPSVGSVGDSYDNALAETINGLYKAEVIWRKGPWKSMDAVEYATLEWVDWFNHRRLLEPIGNIPPAEAEANYFAALKENATAA; encoded by the exons ATGACAGACAAGAAGCAGAGACCTCATTACTCGCCAGAGGTGCGTGATCGAGCGGTTCGGATGGTGATGGAGCATGGCGGGGATTACCCGTCGCAGTGGGCAGCGATCGTTTCGATTGCCGGCAAGATCGTGTGCGTGCCGCAGACACTGCACGGCTGGGTGGCGCAGGCTGAGAGGGACGTGGGCAAGCGGTCCGGGCCCAGCACCGAGGAACGCGAACGGATCAAGGCGCTTGAACGCGAGAACCGGGAGCTTCGCCAGGCGAACGAGATCCTCCGGAAGGCATCAGCGTATT TTTGCTCAGGCGGAGCTCGACCGCCGACCGAAGACATGATCGCGTTCATTGACGACCATCGCGATGTTTATGGGGTCGAGCCGATCTGCAGGGTATTGCCGATTGCCCCATCAACCTTTCATGAGGCGGATGCGCGGCGGCGGCGCCCCGACCGCAGGCCGCCGCGCATCCGCCGGGACGAGACGCTGAAGCCGGAGATCCTTCGGGTCTTCAACGAGAACTTCACCGTCTATGGCGCTAACAAGGTCTGGCACCAGATGAAGCGGGAAGGCTTTGACGTGGCCCGCTGCACCGTCAGGCGCCTGATGAAGGCCATGGGTCTGAAGGGCATTATCCGCGGCAAGCCGCATCGCACGACCTACAGCGACAAGGTAGCGCCGTGCCCGCTCGACCATGTGAAGCGCAACTTCAAGGCTCCGGCGCCGAACCGGCTCTGGGTCAGCGATTTCACCTACGTCTCGACCTGGGCTGGATTTGTCTACGTCGCCTTCGTCATTGATGTGTTCGCCCGCCGCATTGTCGGCTGGCGGGTCAGCCGGACAGCGCATGCGCGCTTTGTACTCGATGCTCTTGAGCAGGCCCTGCATGACCGGCGGCCGGGCATCGGCAGCGGACTTGTTCATCACTCGGATCGTGGCAGCCAGTATGTCAGCATACGGTATACGGAGCGTCTGGCGGAGGCAGGCCTCGAGCCGTCGGTCGGCAGTGTCGGCGATAGTTATGACAACGCCCTCGCCGAGACGATCAATGGACTCTACAAGGCCGAAGTCATCTGGCGGAAAGGCCCTTGGAAATCCATGGACGCCGTCGAATACGCCACGCTCGAGTGGGTCGACTGGTTCAATCACCGCCGCCTGCTCGAGCCGATCGGAAACATCCCTCCGGCAGAAGCCGAGGCCAATTACTTTGCAGCCCTAAAGGAAAACGCTACCGCTGCATGA
- a CDS encoding Abi family protein — protein sequence MKRWLVTVGYYRLSAYWLPYEVAPNGTQTRSKQFAPGTEFETIIDIYTFDRQLRLLVMEAIERVEIALRTSWTYHLAHASGSHAHMSAELFESSDDHKQYLQKLKESIDRSREVFIAHYTGRYADPSMPPLWAVTELMTFTELSKWIAFTKDRKIGSAIAKDVGLPTRETLSGAIQAISFVRNICAHHGRLWNRQLVKRIPNIKRFKADLFIELDGQLNRAGFAGGHFL from the coding sequence GTGAAACGCTGGCTGGTAACTGTGGGATACTACCGCCTCAGCGCTTACTGGCTCCCCTATGAAGTTGCGCCAAATGGCACGCAAACTCGAAGCAAACAATTTGCACCGGGCACGGAGTTTGAAACCATCATAGACATATATACCTTCGACCGGCAGCTGCGGCTGCTTGTGATGGAGGCAATCGAAAGGGTAGAAATAGCGCTCCGCACCAGTTGGACATATCATTTAGCTCATGCAAGCGGATCGCACGCGCATATGTCAGCTGAGCTATTCGAATCGAGTGACGATCACAAACAATACCTCCAAAAGCTCAAAGAGAGCATTGATCGGAGTAGAGAGGTATTCATCGCTCACTATACTGGCAGATATGCAGATCCAAGCATGCCTCCATTGTGGGCGGTAACCGAACTTATGACGTTTACCGAGCTGTCAAAATGGATCGCATTTACAAAAGATCGGAAAATCGGCTCTGCAATTGCAAAGGATGTTGGCTTGCCGACAAGAGAAACACTTTCGGGTGCAATTCAGGCCATTTCCTTCGTAAGGAATATATGCGCACACCACGGACGGCTTTGGAATCGGCAATTAGTCAAACGCATTCCGAATATCAAACGGTTCAAGGCTGATCTCTTCATTGAATTGGATGGACAGCTGAACCGTGCCGGGTTTGCCGGAGGCCATTTTCTTTGA